In a single window of the bacterium genome:
- a CDS encoding MraY family glycosyltransferase → MLSFLFSFLVAILITPGVRTLAKRLDIYAYPNHRTVHEGAVPKWGGGSIMLSFVISAAVLYLASPKLFVGEMGLAISLVAGCLVLFLLGSFDDKFDLNCNLKLSVELAVALAVALAGWRFEVLILPGFAEIKLGFFSYPFTMLWIVGVINAVNMVDGLDGLASGIALVVVAVSSGIAALFNNPVVILFAPLLAGALLGFLRYNINPASIFMGDSGSLPLGFLLALLSLRAATISPGRVAVLVPLLLLCLPLTDTTLAIIRRVRRGIHPFHADREHIHHRLVRLGLSQPGAALSMVGLSLIFGILAFLLAQGMHTDFRFLGQLLP, encoded by the coding sequence ATGCTCTCATTTTTATTCAGCTTCTTAGTCGCTATTCTCATCACGCCAGGCGTCAGAACCCTGGCAAAGCGTCTCGATATTTACGCCTATCCCAACCATCGCACCGTCCACGAGGGTGCAGTACCTAAATGGGGCGGCGGCTCGATCATGCTCTCGTTCGTGATCAGCGCAGCCGTCCTGTATCTGGCTTCCCCGAAGCTCTTCGTCGGGGAGATGGGACTTGCCATCAGCCTCGTCGCCGGCTGTTTGGTTCTATTCCTTCTTGGATCTTTCGATGACAAATTCGACCTCAATTGCAATCTCAAACTGAGTGTTGAACTCGCCGTCGCTCTCGCTGTTGCCCTGGCAGGCTGGCGCTTCGAAGTGCTGATCCTTCCTGGATTTGCCGAAATCAAGCTGGGTTTTTTTTCCTACCCTTTTACCATGCTATGGATAGTCGGGGTCATCAATGCCGTCAATATGGTAGACGGACTGGACGGCCTGGCGAGCGGTATCGCCCTGGTGGTGGTTGCCGTCTCATCGGGTATCGCGGCTCTTTTCAATAATCCCGTGGTGATACTCTTCGCACCCCTGCTTGCGGGTGCCCTGCTTGGTTTCCTCCGCTACAACATCAATCCGGCCTCCATTTTCATGGGGGATTCCGGCAGCCTGCCTCTGGGTTTCCTGCTCGCTTTGCTGAGTTTGCGTGCTGCCACCATTTCGCCGGGACGAGTTGCTGTTCTGGTGCCGCTTCTGCTTCTTTGTCTGCCACTGACCGATACCACGCTCGCCATCATCCGCCGGGTTCGTCGCGGGATTCATCCCTTCCATGCCGATCGCGAACACATCCATCACCGGCTGGTCCGCCTCGGACTGAGCCAGCCCGGCGCTGCCCTGTCCATGGTGGGACTAAGCCTGATTTTTGGCATCCTGGCTTTTCTCCTTGCCCAGGGCATGCATACAGATTTCCGGTTTCTGGGGCAGCTGCTTCCCTAA
- a CDS encoding glycosyltransferase family 39 protein, whose amino-acid sequence MAGCILLSIALLAISLIYARDRQLAMVLLAGLILRTVLIYADHFIGFLPDQPDQVMYNNQALEILQSWSSGMYPIQTEEFAKGTSPFSYLLAVLYLPFGFMPLLGRLFNALISLLCVYYFYHIIVEILEERRIALQSSLLLAFLPSFIVFSSYILRDTLLILLSLIILYAIIKISKRHAIPHYTALLVFAFILNALLRIQNLFLYAGFFLFFLLARALYSSIDWKAKLAIILCLVAVPVAYYIYQSESFISVATYFFRAQPLRAEGGSAYLVDIEYRNFWDVARYLPIRFIFFCFGPFFWQAHGPVQWLTSVEGMFFLVVIAAALLYLLEIKKEHSVWLQYLVLGFALAGLLANAIVDSNFGTAVRHKLNYIILLFPFALMYLRKFRIRL is encoded by the coding sequence ATGGCCGGGTGCATCCTGCTGTCGATAGCCCTGCTGGCCATCAGCCTGATCTATGCCAGGGACCGGCAGCTTGCCATGGTGCTTTTGGCAGGTTTGATACTCCGGACTGTACTCATCTATGCGGATCATTTTATCGGATTCTTGCCCGATCAACCGGACCAGGTCATGTATAACAACCAGGCACTGGAGATCCTGCAAAGCTGGAGTTCAGGCATGTATCCGATCCAGACGGAGGAGTTCGCCAAAGGGACTTCACCCTTCTCTTACCTGTTAGCCGTGCTCTATTTGCCCTTCGGTTTTATGCCCCTGCTGGGGCGACTGTTCAATGCTTTGATAAGCCTTCTTTGTGTATATTACTTTTATCACATCATCGTAGAGATTCTGGAGGAGCGGCGGATCGCCTTGCAGTCGAGTCTTCTGCTGGCCTTTCTGCCTTCTTTCATCGTTTTTAGTTCCTATATCTTGCGCGATACCCTTCTTATCCTGCTCAGCCTCATCATCCTCTATGCCATCATCAAGATCAGCAAACGGCACGCCATACCGCACTATACCGCACTGCTGGTCTTTGCATTTATCCTTAATGCCCTCTTGAGAATACAAAATCTCTTCCTTTACGCCGGCTTTTTCCTGTTCTTCCTCCTTGCACGGGCTCTTTACTCTTCGATCGATTGGAAAGCCAAGCTGGCGATCATTCTCTGCTTGGTTGCAGTGCCCGTTGCCTATTATATATACCAGTCCGAATCCTTTATCAGCGTTGCAACCTATTTTTTTCGCGCCCAGCCACTGCGGGCGGAAGGGGGTTCAGCCTACCTGGTGGATATTGAATACCGTAATTTTTGGGATGTGGCCCGATATCTGCCGATCCGCTTCATCTTTTTTTGTTTTGGGCCTTTTTTCTGGCAAGCTCATGGCCCGGTGCAGTGGCTGACCTCGGTCGAAGGGATGTTCTTTCTGGTTGTGATCGCCGCCGCACTACTTTACTTACTGGAAATTAAAAAAGAGCACTCCGTTTGGCTGCAATACCTGGTTTTGGGATTTGCACTTGCCGGCCTGCTTGCCAATGCCATCGTCGATTCCAATTTTGGTACAGCCGTTCGTCACAAGCTCAACTATATCATCCTGCTCTTCCCCTTTGCGCTGATGTATTTAAGAAAATTCAGGATCAGGTTATAA
- a CDS encoding glycosyltransferase family 1 protein — translation MKKIALNALILNPRSGGLGIYLQQLIQHFLQDAAGLDLRIFVNKKDAAGMLPSQDEQGRLVNLPIPSQNAPIRIFKETMIWPGILRREHFDLFHSPMSYFPFVIPVPALLTVHDLRSFHMRESYGIARRRFLNQRIRASVRRARHIIAISGFTRDDLLELFDISADRVSVIHEGIDESRFRRRIGEEQWQVIRSRYQLPARYILSVGHLEPRKNYINLLKAYALLRAGQAGVPPLVIVGQENWHFQPIYNLVASLGLTGRVFFTHFVAAGDLPAIYQRSLFFITASLYEGFGFTPLEAMAADVPVAYAAATSLPEIAGPAGLGFNPLDPEEMARVMQVLVDDEELRKALVLKGRENLKRFSWSHCCRSTLDLYHRIIA, via the coding sequence ATGAAGAAAATTGCCCTGAATGCCTTGATCCTGAATCCCCGGAGCGGGGGATTGGGTATCTATCTGCAGCAACTCATCCAGCATTTCCTTCAGGATGCGGCCGGTCTGGATCTGCGCATTTTTGTCAACAAGAAGGACGCTGCAGGGATGCTGCCTTCCCAAGACGAGCAGGGACGCCTCGTGAATTTGCCGATTCCTTCACAAAACGCCCCCATCCGGATTTTCAAAGAGACGATGATATGGCCGGGAATTTTGCGTCGTGAACACTTTGATCTCTTTCATTCCCCCATGTCCTATTTCCCCTTTGTTATCCCCGTTCCTGCGCTGCTGACCGTCCATGATTTGCGCAGCTTTCATATGCGGGAGAGTTATGGTATAGCAAGACGCCGGTTTCTCAACCAGCGGATCCGGGCTTCAGTCCGGCGGGCCCGTCATATCATTGCCATTTCCGGATTCACCAGGGATGATCTGCTGGAATTATTTGATATCTCAGCCGATCGGGTCTCGGTTATTCACGAGGGGATTGATGAGTCGCGCTTCCGGCGGCGTATTGGTGAAGAGCAGTGGCAGGTCATCCGCTCCCGTTACCAACTGCCAGCGCGTTATATTCTGTCGGTCGGCCACCTTGAGCCGCGTAAAAATTATATCAATCTGCTCAAGGCTTATGCCCTGCTCCGGGCTGGACAGGCCGGGGTGCCGCCTCTGGTGATCGTGGGCCAGGAGAACTGGCATTTCCAGCCGATATATAATCTCGTAGCGTCGCTGGGATTGACCGGCCGGGTTTTCTTCACCCATTTTGTCGCGGCCGGGGATCTGCCGGCAATCTATCAGCGATCGCTCTTTTTTATCACGGCATCCCTCTATGAAGGATTCGGTTTCACACCCCTGGAAGCGATGGCTGCCGATGTACCGGTGGCCTATGCTGCAGCGACCTCCTTGCCGGAGATCGCCGGTCCCGCCGGATTGGGATTCAACCCCCTTGATCCGGAAGAGATGGCCCGTGTCATGCAGGTGCTTGTGGATGACGAGGAACTCCGCAAGGCACTGGTGCTCAAGGGGCGCGAGAATCTCAAACGGTTCAGCTGGAGTCACTGCTGCCGCAGTACCCTGGATCTCTATCACCGGATTATTGCATGA
- a CDS encoding class I SAM-dependent methyltransferase, producing the protein MNHDACKICGARDLHLFKHTARCGRCGVLAYFPYPAKEELEPFATPRQERIARWEKWYEASAWNNHWNFSAMIQFALSGNDSPGYVDILDYGGGGGQFALVCKSMLPHASIYTTDIDDDALLPQYAAFNQQIAHADFAEHKQLFDIVFLNDVLEHVADPLGVLTLLKSKLKENGRIFIDTPRIFWIYPLLRLFSKRLYHKLCLGTVNGAHLQLWSKTAFKIVVEKSGLQIDKYKQVTEFTRKPEYYLDLMTLHNPLIRLAGLLYYQNAKLLARNKILAVLR; encoded by the coding sequence ATGAACCATGATGCGTGCAAGATTTGTGGTGCGCGGGATCTCCACCTTTTCAAGCATACCGCCCGGTGCGGCAGGTGCGGGGTCCTGGCCTATTTTCCCTATCCAGCAAAAGAAGAGCTTGAACCATTTGCTACACCCCGGCAAGAACGGATCGCGCGATGGGAGAAATGGTACGAAGCCTCCGCCTGGAATAACCACTGGAATTTCAGTGCCATGATACAATTTGCGCTGTCCGGTAACGACAGTCCGGGTTATGTGGATATTCTTGATTACGGGGGTGGCGGCGGTCAATTTGCATTGGTCTGCAAATCCATGCTGCCTCATGCGTCTATCTATACCACGGACATTGATGATGATGCCTTGCTGCCGCAATATGCTGCATTCAATCAACAGATCGCGCATGCTGATTTTGCGGAACATAAGCAATTATTCGATATTGTATTTTTAAACGATGTGTTGGAACATGTAGCTGATCCATTGGGTGTATTGACATTATTGAAATCGAAGCTCAAGGAAAACGGCCGCATTTTTATTGATACACCTCGTATCTTCTGGATTTATCCTTTGCTGCGCCTGTTCTCAAAAAGGTTGTATCACAAATTATGTCTCGGAACCGTAAATGGCGCGCACTTGCAGCTTTGGAGCAAAACAGCATTTAAAATCGTTGTTGAAAAATCCGGATTGCAAATTGATAAATATAAGCAAGTGACAGAATTTACGCGGAAGCCGGAGTACTATCTCGATCTCATGACGCTGCATAATCCTCTGATCCGTTTGGCGGGTTTGCTTTATTATCAGAATGCCAAATTGCTGGCAAGGAACAAAATCTTAGCGGTACTTCGATAA
- a CDS encoding flippase, with the protein MTLRAEQKRISLAENTLYSLLGFVTPLLLAFATIPLIITHLGTLRFGLLTIGWMVLGYFSLFDLGLGRTLVKVIGEKLAKNQVQELPVLYWTSLLLISGLGWCAAAVLYPLSGSLVAAIKQIPPELSMEAARTFRILILGIPFVVFTAGLQGVVEGQQNFRLVGLLRIINGFLTFGGSAAAALLTTRVDLICLVLLIGRILYGVLCFVIDLRILPVLRIIAIDLRHARSLLGFGGWLTVSNLVGPLLVYFDRFLVGAWISLAAVAYYVTPYEIVTKSNVLTTALISVLFPAFAGQYAIDCAEAAAIYLRARKMLALLLFPVAYAFVMAGYCGLHWWLGEEFARQGTIVMQLLAVGIFINGPAQIAFILIQAAGRPDFTAKWHLVQVPVYLGMLYFAMHGFGLGGAALAWALRVAIDAIVLFWFAGKLLRIPARNNRFFMVFMTAGSALLLALSLPRFSAAASIPLLLVSGAGYLWICWRWFLDKEERQRIAAGLQRWRALRRRIRKVEPHS; encoded by the coding sequence TTGACGCTACGTGCAGAGCAAAAACGTATCTCCCTGGCAGAGAATACACTCTACAGTCTGCTGGGATTTGTGACGCCGCTTTTGCTGGCCTTCGCCACCATACCCCTGATCATCACCCATTTGGGGACGCTCCGCTTCGGTTTGCTCACCATCGGGTGGATGGTTCTCGGGTATTTCAGTCTTTTTGATCTCGGACTCGGCCGGACTCTGGTCAAGGTCATCGGTGAGAAACTGGCAAAGAATCAAGTACAGGAGCTCCCGGTACTCTACTGGACCAGTTTGTTGCTCATATCCGGCCTTGGCTGGTGTGCGGCGGCGGTTTTATACCCTCTATCCGGATCTCTTGTTGCAGCCATCAAACAAATCCCCCCGGAATTGTCCATGGAGGCGGCCCGGACTTTTCGGATCCTGATTCTGGGCATACCCTTCGTGGTGTTCACGGCGGGGCTGCAAGGCGTGGTGGAGGGACAGCAAAATTTCAGGCTGGTCGGCTTGTTGCGTATCATCAACGGCTTTTTGACCTTTGGCGGCTCCGCAGCAGCAGCCCTGCTCACCACACGTGTCGATCTGATCTGCCTGGTTCTGCTCATCGGGCGTATTTTATACGGCGTCCTCTGCTTTGTGATTGATCTGCGGATTCTGCCTGTGCTGCGCATCATCGCGATCGATCTGCGGCATGCCCGCAGCCTTTTAGGATTTGGCGGATGGCTGACTGTAAGTAACCTGGTGGGACCTTTGCTGGTCTACTTTGACCGGTTCCTGGTCGGTGCATGGATCTCGCTCGCAGCCGTCGCATATTATGTTACACCGTATGAGATTGTGACAAAATCCAATGTTCTGACCACAGCTTTGATCAGCGTGCTTTTCCCGGCTTTTGCCGGGCAGTATGCAATCGATTGCGCTGAAGCGGCAGCCATTTATCTGCGGGCGCGAAAGATGCTGGCTCTTCTTCTTTTCCCGGTCGCTTATGCCTTTGTGATGGCGGGGTATTGCGGTCTCCACTGGTGGCTGGGAGAAGAATTCGCGCGGCAAGGCACCATCGTGATGCAGCTGCTGGCCGTAGGAATTTTCATCAACGGGCCGGCACAAATTGCTTTTATTCTGATCCAGGCGGCGGGCCGTCCCGATTTTACGGCAAAATGGCATCTGGTGCAAGTGCCGGTCTATCTGGGCATGCTCTATTTCGCCATGCATGGATTTGGTCTTGGCGGTGCGGCATTGGCCTGGGCCTTGCGGGTTGCGATCGACGCCATTGTGCTCTTCTGGTTTGCCGGCAAGCTGCTCAGGATTCCTGCGCGCAATAACCGGTTTTTTATGGTTTTCATGACCGCAGGCAGTGCTCTTTTGCTCGCTCTCTCGCTGCCCCGCTTTTCCGCAGCAGCCAGTATCCCTCTGCTCCTTGTCAGCGGAGCAGGGTACCTCTGGATATGTTGGCGGTGGTTTCTCGATAAGGAAGAGCGGCAACGCATCGCAGCGGGTTTGCAGCGGTGGCGTGCTCTCAGGCGCAGAATCCGTAAGGTGGAACCCCATTCATGA
- a CDS encoding capsule assembly Wzi family protein, giving the protein MKKTPFLILLLVSCAFSQTVYIDAGHWLYAFLNRMDQRGLIAHPLIRTIPMTRLEIAEYLLQIPEQRLNSVEQQQLNYLKAEFQEELQKDPGYKAPAPGAISKLTQSRALRWLPDEFYANGRNFLPLASGPVQLYIDPILCRTRLYASADTLQKEERVFENSNGLVIWGSIGAHLGFVSNIRDSREWGTRHYPGTVNFSREGLGFAQGGPDYLEHDETVAYLVANWNHLVLQFGKDKNQWGPGRFGQLAMSTRPTSYDQIKLQYSTSRIRFIFLLAQLQHYTDYTYFYGARKSKILASHRLEIAPWSGFSFSFFETMIHAGKSVEWSYLNPVMFFRSADHYLGDRDNAGMGADFSARLPLRSRIYGECFIDDISTRKLGSGFYANRYAYMLGMDQADLFGLSNFDIALEYTRIRPFTYSHERDIDYRHFTTNLGHWIGPNSELIALGASYRFSQPLSVRLTCGRLRHGDNPPGANIGGNILEPWGDHGSPLNIDLLEGELKKTGYLTLKLDYEPLRNYFFILSYSHYLDHIADATRNEVTFSLRINP; this is encoded by the coding sequence ATGAAAAAAACACCCTTTCTGATTCTCCTCCTTGTCAGCTGCGCTTTCTCCCAAACAGTCTATATCGATGCTGGCCATTGGTTGTATGCCTTCCTGAACCGGATGGATCAAAGGGGGTTGATCGCTCATCCACTGATCCGGACCATCCCCATGACCCGGCTGGAAATTGCTGAATACCTTTTGCAGATTCCGGAGCAACGGCTGAATTCCGTTGAACAACAGCAATTGAATTATCTGAAAGCCGAGTTTCAGGAAGAGCTGCAGAAGGATCCCGGGTATAAAGCCCCAGCGCCTGGTGCTATCAGCAAGCTTACACAGAGCCGCGCACTGCGCTGGTTGCCGGATGAATTTTATGCCAATGGACGCAATTTTCTTCCACTGGCAAGCGGACCGGTGCAGCTTTACATAGATCCCATCCTTTGCCGCACCCGTCTGTATGCCTCGGCAGATACGCTTCAGAAAGAAGAGAGGGTTTTTGAAAACAGCAACGGCCTGGTGATCTGGGGGAGTATCGGCGCGCATCTGGGTTTTGTCAGCAACATCCGGGATTCGCGTGAGTGGGGAACACGGCATTATCCCGGCACGGTCAATTTCAGCCGGGAGGGTTTAGGATTTGCCCAGGGTGGACCTGATTATCTCGAGCATGATGAAACGGTCGCCTATCTCGTCGCTAATTGGAACCATCTCGTCCTCCAATTCGGCAAGGACAAGAACCAGTGGGGACCTGGCCGTTTCGGTCAACTGGCGATGTCGACGCGGCCCACCTCCTACGATCAGATCAAGCTGCAATATTCCACCAGCCGAATCCGTTTTATTTTCTTGCTGGCGCAGCTGCAGCACTACACCGATTACACCTATTTTTATGGGGCCCGTAAGAGCAAGATCCTGGCCAGTCACCGCCTCGAGATCGCTCCGTGGTCGGGTTTTTCCTTCTCGTTTTTTGAGACGATGATCCATGCGGGCAAAAGCGTGGAGTGGTCCTATCTGAATCCGGTCATGTTCTTCCGCAGCGCGGATCACTATCTCGGGGATCGGGACAACGCCGGAATGGGCGCGGATTTTTCTGCCCGCCTTCCCCTGCGCAGCCGTATCTACGGGGAATGTTTTATCGATGATATCTCCACTCGCAAGCTGGGCAGCGGCTTTTATGCCAACCGCTATGCCTATATGCTCGGCATGGATCAAGCGGATCTCTTTGGACTCTCCAACTTTGATATTGCCCTGGAGTATACGCGGATTCGACCTTTCACCTATAGCCATGAACGGGATATTGATTACCGCCATTTCACGACCAATCTGGGGCACTGGATCGGGCCCAATAGCGAACTCATCGCCCTCGGGGCATCCTACCGCTTTTCCCAGCCACTCTCGGTCCGTTTGACCTGCGGCAGATTGCGGCATGGCGACAATCCACCGGGTGCCAATATTGGCGGGAACATCCTGGAACCCTGGGGAGACCACGGGTCGCCCCTCAATATCGATTTGCTCGAAGGTGAACTGAAAAAAACAGGATATTTGACCTTAAAGCTGGACTATGAACCGCTCCGGAACTACTTTTTCATACTCTCTTATTCGCATTATTTGGACCACATCGCGGATGCCACGCGCAACGAAGTCACGTTTTCATTAAGAATAAATCCTTGA
- a CDS encoding glycosyltransferase family 2 protein, which produces MSPLFSIIIVNWNTRQLTAKCITSVYEKNSLTSFEIIVVDNASSDGSIPWLQQQFPQVRFFCNATNTGFARANNQAIAAAQGEMLLLLNSDAVLKTPEPLLRLSRCFNECPETAVIGAKLLFPDGRIQSVGRDFLTLKKCIQQQLLFSAATLRPRKDPGTRPLQADYVDGAFLAVRKTVIDQVGKLNESYFMYAEDMEWCARIRAAGYTIVVLPEIEVVHHHAASSRQHFARMLIESASNVSRFIYIQEGPRHAKAAFIVHLLGMALRIPISLFRKPGLTGAYWQGLRRALACLGDLDAIFQEAP; this is translated from the coding sequence ATGTCGCCGCTATTTTCCATCATCATCGTCAACTGGAATACACGCCAGTTGACGGCAAAATGCATTACCTCCGTCTACGAAAAGAACAGCCTGACCTCTTTCGAGATCATCGTAGTGGATAATGCCTCGAGCGACGGCAGCATACCCTGGCTGCAGCAGCAGTTTCCTCAGGTGCGTTTCTTTTGCAACGCCACCAATACAGGATTCGCCCGGGCGAATAATCAGGCGATCGCTGCAGCACAAGGTGAGATGCTTCTCCTCCTAAACAGCGATGCCGTCCTGAAAACCCCAGAACCATTACTGCGGCTGAGCCGCTGCTTTAATGAATGCCCGGAAACAGCGGTCATAGGCGCCAAGCTGCTTTTCCCTGATGGACGGATTCAATCCGTAGGTCGTGATTTTCTGACTCTGAAAAAGTGTATCCAGCAGCAGTTGCTTTTCAGTGCCGCAACCTTAAGGCCGCGAAAGGATCCCGGCACCCGACCGCTGCAGGCCGATTATGTGGATGGCGCATTCCTGGCGGTCCGCAAGACGGTCATTGACCAGGTTGGAAAGCTCAATGAATCCTATTTCATGTATGCCGAAGACATGGAGTGGTGCGCCAGGATCCGCGCTGCAGGGTATACGATCGTCGTACTGCCGGAAATTGAGGTGGTGCACCATCACGCGGCCAGCTCGCGCCAGCATTTCGCCCGGATGCTGATTGAAAGCGCCAGCAACGTCAGTCGCTTTATTTACATACAGGAAGGGCCGCGGCACGCCAAAGCCGCGTTCATCGTCCATCTGCTCGGGATGGCCTTGCGCATCCCGATCTCGCTTTTCCGCAAGCCCGGCCTGACCGGTGCCTACTGGCAGGGCCTCCGCCGCGCGCTGGCTTGTCTCGGCGATCTCGACGCTATTTTTCAAGAAGCGCCATGA
- a CDS encoding class I SAM-dependent methyltransferase has protein sequence MSPSYEYYSQDRRDLIALLPPDRHFTKVLDIGCGEGKSGAALLQEQRADWVTGIELMAEVARQARNHLSEVFSLSVEADELPFQAHEFDLVLAADVLEHLVDPWLAMHRISGWLKPGGLALFSIPNIQHWRGVWAVLSGRWIYCDQGLFDKTHLRFFSRKTVRDLISCSGLRVEVFSRKIVGKSNLVNKITLGLLADFCTRQFYILAHKV, from the coding sequence ATGAGCCCATCCTATGAGTATTACAGCCAAGACCGGCGGGATCTGATCGCCCTGTTGCCGCCCGACCGGCATTTTACCAAGGTCCTTGATATCGGCTGCGGTGAAGGGAAATCGGGTGCCGCTCTTTTACAGGAACAGCGCGCGGATTGGGTGACTGGAATCGAATTGATGGCGGAGGTTGCCCGGCAGGCACGTAACCACCTGAGCGAGGTGTTCTCCCTTTCAGTCGAAGCGGATGAGCTCCCTTTCCAAGCGCATGAATTTGACCTCGTTCTGGCTGCGGATGTGCTGGAGCACCTGGTTGATCCCTGGCTTGCCATGCACCGGATTTCCGGATGGCTGAAACCAGGCGGCCTGGCTTTATTCAGCATTCCCAACATTCAGCACTGGCGGGGTGTTTGGGCGGTTTTGTCGGGACGCTGGATCTATTGCGACCAGGGTCTGTTCGATAAAACCCATTTGCGGTTTTTCAGCCGCAAGACAGTTCGGGATCTCATCAGCTGCAGCGGATTGCGGGTCGAGGTGTTTTCGCGCAAGATCGTCGGCAAATCGAACTTGGTTAATAAAATTACCCTGGGCCTCCTGGCTGATTTCTGCACCAGACAATTCTATATTCTTGCACACAAAGTATGA
- a CDS encoding glycosyltransferase, which yields MTKRLKIIRLQSRICIGGPAIHMEMLARFLPVDKYETILVGGMVEEHERDKSGDFREKNIQIIVLDRMKREVGIWSDLKSLLQFYRILRQERPDIVCTHTAKAGAIGRVAAFLARVPVIVHTFHGHVFNNYFGKIKTRIFILIERALAMISDQVITISPEQYRDITATYRIASPGKVSMIRLGLDLEPLRNLPHSDVLRRSLDLPEGSILMGFIGRLVPIKNLGMALHVLERLLLENQAYHLCIAGDGPEKAQWQQYSEEKGLTEHVHFLGWVERIAYILSGIDILILTSRNEGTPIAVIEAMASRVPVIATAVGGVPDLIQNERTGFTVPSDDVEAMVRYITRVTQAPESLGDLKKAAEEEIYAKYEYHHLVREIDQLYSRLYFNKTRHLQQNALPH from the coding sequence ATGACCAAACGATTAAAAATTATCCGCCTCCAATCCCGCATCTGTATCGGCGGGCCTGCCATCCATATGGAAATGCTGGCGCGGTTCCTGCCTGTGGATAAATACGAGACCATTCTAGTGGGAGGTATGGTCGAGGAACATGAAAGGGACAAGTCGGGAGATTTCCGCGAAAAAAACATCCAGATCATCGTGCTCGACCGCATGAAACGCGAAGTCGGCATCTGGTCCGATCTTAAATCACTCCTCCAGTTCTACCGCATCCTGCGGCAGGAACGTCCGGATATCGTTTGTACCCACACGGCAAAAGCGGGCGCCATTGGACGGGTTGCCGCTTTTCTCGCCCGCGTCCCGGTTATTGTTCATACCTTTCATGGACATGTCTTCAATAACTATTTCGGCAAGATCAAGACCCGGATTTTTATTTTAATTGAACGAGCGCTGGCCATGATTTCAGACCAGGTGATCACCATCAGCCCGGAGCAATACCGCGACATCACCGCGACCTACCGGATCGCCTCTCCGGGAAAGGTGTCGATGATTCGGCTGGGACTCGATTTGGAACCTCTGCGGAATTTGCCACACTCCGATGTGCTCCGCAGATCTCTGGATCTTCCGGAGGGGTCCATTTTGATGGGCTTTATCGGCAGACTGGTCCCGATCAAGAATCTGGGCATGGCTTTGCACGTTCTGGAGCGGCTGCTTCTGGAAAACCAAGCTTACCATCTCTGTATCGCCGGGGACGGCCCGGAAAAGGCGCAGTGGCAACAGTACAGTGAGGAGAAGGGGCTCACCGAACATGTACACTTTCTGGGATGGGTGGAGCGCATCGCCTATATTCTCTCCGGCATTGACATTTTGATATTGACCTCCCGCAATGAAGGCACGCCTATTGCGGTCATCGAGGCAATGGCCAGCCGGGTCCCGGTCATCGCCACGGCTGTCGGCGGTGTGCCAGACCTCATTCAGAATGAGCGCACCGGTTTCACGGTGCCTTCCGATGATGTCGAAGCGATGGTCCGGTATATCACCCGGGTTACGCAAGCCCCGGAAAGCCTTGGCGATCTGAAGAAGGCTGCAGAGGAAGAGATCTATGCAAAATATGAATATCATCATCTGGTACGGGAGATCGATCAGCTCTATTCCCGGCTCTACTTCAATAAGACCCGGCATCTGCAGCAGAATGCTCTTCCACACTGA